The Allochromatium tepidum genome has a window encoding:
- a CDS encoding septation protein A, which yields MKLLIDFLPILLFFIAYKFAGIYWATAMAIGATAIQVAWLWARHRRVEKMPLATLGLLIVFGGLTIALHDPIFVMWKPTLVNWLFAAVFIGSHRIGERTLIERMMGQAIELPKPIWTRLNALWSGFFVFLGLANLFVVYVGSGFYEAHQALLAATGESGTDLSACATLYSGAVLDLCNTAQARESTWVDFKLFGMMGLTIAFVIAQTLYLSRHVKEDPEPQALEAD from the coding sequence ATGAAACTCCTCATCGACTTCCTTCCGATCCTGCTGTTCTTCATCGCCTACAAGTTCGCCGGCATCTACTGGGCGACGGCTATGGCCATCGGTGCGACGGCGATCCAGGTCGCCTGGCTCTGGGCGCGTCATCGTCGGGTCGAGAAGATGCCGCTGGCTACCCTCGGACTGCTGATCGTCTTCGGCGGACTGACCATCGCGCTCCACGATCCCATCTTCGTGATGTGGAAACCGACCCTGGTCAACTGGCTGTTCGCCGCCGTCTTCATCGGCAGTCACCGGATCGGCGAGCGCACCCTGATCGAGCGCATGATGGGCCAGGCCATCGAACTGCCCAAGCCGATCTGGACGCGGCTCAATGCGCTCTGGAGCGGATTCTTCGTCTTTCTCGGGCTGGCCAATCTGTTCGTGGTCTATGTCGGCAGCGGTTTCTACGAGGCGCATCAGGCGCTGCTCGCGGCGACCGGCGAGTCCGGCACGGATCTTTCGGCCTGCGCGACGCTCTATAGCGGCGCGGTGCTGGATCTCTGCAACACGGCCCAAGCACGCGAGTCGACTTGGGTCGACTTCAAGCTCTTCGGTATGATGGGGTTGACGATCGCCTTCGTGATCGCGCAGACGCTCTATCTCTCGCGTCATGTCAAAGAAGACCCGGAACCCCAAGCCCTGGAGGCGGATTGA
- a CDS encoding YciI family protein, whose product MLYAIIAVDHPNSLSARLQARPAHLARLEALRDEGRLILAGPHPAIDSPDPGEAGFSGSLIVAEFPDLAAAEAWAADDPYRAAGVYSAVGVKPFKQVFP is encoded by the coding sequence GTGCTCTACGCCATCATCGCTGTCGATCATCCCAACAGCCTGTCGGCGCGCCTGCAGGCGCGGCCGGCGCATCTGGCCCGACTGGAAGCGCTACGCGACGAAGGGCGGCTGATCCTCGCCGGTCCGCATCCGGCCATCGACAGCCCGGACCCCGGCGAGGCCGGCTTCAGCGGCTCGCTGATCGTCGCCGAGTTCCCCGACCTGGCGGCGGCCGAAGCCTGGGCGGCGGACGATCCCTATCGCGCGGCGGGTGTCTACAGCGCCGTCGGCGTCAAGCCGTTCAAACAGGTCTTTCCCTGA
- a CDS encoding universal stress protein, producing the protein MFGFAYDGSINGDWVSHYAVQLAGTHPDRTLRLVHVRDGRVESSRLAEKLDRLRLECESQGVRLETHLLEPKPWPGSVRRSSSGWTDCASRRPGRNDRVPSWTPSGPDPGMSTPAFLSAG; encoded by the coding sequence ATGTTCGGCTTCGCTTACGATGGCTCGATCAACGGCGACTGGGTCAGTCACTATGCGGTGCAACTGGCGGGCACCCATCCCGACCGGACTCTGAGGCTGGTCCATGTCCGGGACGGACGGGTCGAGTCCTCACGACTGGCCGAGAAGCTCGACCGTCTGCGGCTGGAATGTGAGTCTCAGGGCGTGCGGCTCGAAACGCATTTGCTGGAACCTAAGCCCTGGCCTGGCTCGGTCCGGCGCTCGTCCTCGGGCTGGACGGATTGCGCAAGTCGCCGGCCAGGCCGAAATGACCGGGTGCCGTCATGGACGCCAAGCGGCCCGGATCCCGGTATGTCGACGCCGGCGTTTCTCAGTGCCGGGTGA
- a CDS encoding V-type ATP synthase subunit D, whose product MAQQLIKVPPTKNTLLKLKKQVRFLEDGHDLLERKRELLTRLVYERIGEYRRLRAESERALTEAYQCLAITHLRMGSRAIRQASLGVEPALQVDILPRRALGVEYPAVTSERLPLKPVGLLGTDVSFDTTRDHLAEAAVQLARLSEVETALHRLLEEQRKARKRVNALKYNIIPRYHRTIRFIQSSLEEEERNTLFQVKLLRGQTR is encoded by the coding sequence ATGGCACAACAGTTGATCAAGGTTCCGCCGACCAAGAACACCCTGCTCAAGCTCAAGAAGCAGGTCCGGTTCCTGGAGGACGGCCACGACCTGCTGGAGCGCAAGCGCGAGCTGCTCACGCGCCTGGTCTATGAACGCATCGGCGAATATCGCCGTCTGCGCGCCGAGTCCGAACGCGCGCTGACCGAGGCGTACCAGTGTCTGGCCATCACCCATCTGCGCATGGGCAGCCGCGCCATCCGTCAGGCCTCGCTCGGCGTGGAGCCGGCCCTACAGGTCGACATCCTGCCGCGACGGGCGCTCGGGGTGGAGTATCCGGCGGTCACGAGCGAGCGTCTGCCGCTCAAGCCGGTCGGATTGCTGGGGACGGACGTGAGCTTCGACACCACGCGCGACCATCTGGCCGAGGCCGCCGTGCAGCTCGCGCGGCTCTCGGAGGTCGAGACCGCGCTCCATCGTCTGCTCGAAGAACAGCGCAAGGCCCGGAAGCGGGTCAATGCGCTCAAGTACAACATCATCCCACGCTATCACCGCACCATCCGCTTCATCCAGTCCTCGCTGGAGGAGGAGGAGCGCAATACGCTGTTCCAGGTCAAGCTGTTGCGCGGGCAGACGCGCTAA
- a CDS encoding DUF1631 family protein, which produces MTTPQSHGRERRLHARYRVDLGAEIQGTHGLVIHGRVRDICSGGLFLELELGQVSDCPCIGEQLHIHIALPDGRESASALAEVMRLTPQGFGLRFMSLLDDTQVRLGHFIGQTAASTPPDQQDEHPSPLDHNALRSMRDSSLELLPGIFDRWIEYLVEALWKYSETAESDFHRSLAGSEIGLLFQARQSGRLALQMRDAIHESFDGPALASIPSDEQRSELKLLDQDEFENWLVKSELNARLEQALQEPLGRLRSQAAQLPGQPLRPIEPDRLIDLLENGLGQIGLGSLVLRIGLRSAGHRIAGELAEFYRAIAEGWSRLGIEAIETTSPQQPVPPPREDTPAADPWDRFVPPADSGPDSDAPPVHRPLPATPLRRRPEPPRRLPCPPTARRPRPVPNCENCSTTCALKPVRRLRTFRPPGSRLFSAGCAIATPFRAIP; this is translated from the coding sequence ATGACGACACCCCAGAGCCATGGCCGTGAGCGACGGCTCCATGCACGCTATCGCGTCGATCTCGGTGCCGAGATCCAGGGAACGCACGGTCTGGTGATCCACGGCCGGGTGCGCGACATCTGTTCCGGCGGACTCTTCCTGGAACTCGAACTCGGCCAGGTGAGTGACTGTCCATGCATTGGCGAACAGTTGCACATACACATCGCCCTTCCCGATGGACGAGAATCCGCGAGCGCCCTGGCCGAAGTCATGCGTCTGACACCCCAGGGATTCGGGCTGAGGTTCATGAGCCTGCTCGATGACACCCAGGTCAGACTCGGTCACTTCATCGGCCAGACCGCGGCATCCACCCCGCCGGACCAACAGGACGAGCACCCGAGTCCGCTCGATCACAATGCACTCAGGTCGATGCGCGACTCGAGTCTGGAGCTGTTGCCTGGGATTTTCGACAGATGGATCGAGTATCTCGTCGAGGCACTCTGGAAATACAGCGAGACTGCGGAGTCCGATTTTCATCGATCACTTGCCGGCAGTGAGATCGGCCTGCTCTTCCAGGCTCGACAATCCGGACGCCTGGCGCTTCAGATGCGCGATGCCATCCATGAGTCGTTCGATGGTCCCGCGCTCGCCTCTATTCCGTCGGACGAACAGCGTAGCGAACTCAAGCTACTCGATCAGGACGAGTTCGAAAACTGGTTGGTGAAATCCGAACTCAACGCTCGGCTCGAACAGGCCTTGCAAGAGCCGCTCGGCCGACTGCGTTCACAAGCCGCGCAACTGCCGGGTCAACCGCTGCGACCGATCGAACCCGATCGTCTGATCGATCTACTGGAAAACGGCTTGGGTCAGATCGGCCTCGGTAGTCTGGTCTTGCGCATCGGCCTGCGGAGCGCCGGGCATCGGATTGCCGGAGAACTCGCCGAGTTCTATCGCGCGATTGCCGAGGGTTGGTCTCGTCTCGGCATCGAGGCCATCGAAACCACCTCCCCGCAACAACCAGTACCACCGCCAAGGGAGGATACGCCGGCCGCCGATCCCTGGGACAGATTCGTCCCGCCGGCGGATTCGGGGCCGGATTCGGATGCGCCCCCGGTCCACCGTCCCCTACCGGCGACACCGCTTCGACGGCGTCCCGAACCGCCCCGGCGCCTGCCGTGCCCGCCGACAGCTCGCCGCCCCCGACCTGTCCCCAATTGCGAGAACTGTTCGACAACCTGCGCGCTCAAGCCGGTCAGACGCCTCCGGACGTTTCGCCCCCCAGGCTCGCGCCTTTTCAGCGCTGGCTGCGCAATCGCGACGCCCTTCAGGGCGATCCCCTGA
- a CDS encoding GAF domain-containing protein — protein MSESLAPGFLAECEREQLHRVQSIQPWGCLLGGRTGDPLVRFASANLESWTGWSPESVLGRVLTERLPDFPPKTEPADIAGAPDAWMRASAGKRLYPDLLSGPQGRLDGLLSCNEHNWLLELELALPAAQYGEAYRPVPHRLYRMPYSERDWASHCRYLADEMRAATGFERVMIYRFRDDGCGEVISESLVEGLPPYLGLRYPASDIPQIARNLYRLNSHRQIPDIHTTNVPILSLDPGEIADLSLSDLRAVSPVHLEYLRNMGVTASISFSILIAGELWGLIACHHSEPRRLPLPVRLRCAEMTQVFTLAISGYQSTRRLMDLNESDQEILALLSALRLSEDERDLIMEMKDGQANLVDRTLGQALLSLARATGAALVDDHTIVTFGQTPASSDIRALVDWLRETVPDPIFATDRLSSLFPESMHYAEQASGLLAVRVDGYRETGDRWFLWWRPEQPHTVYWAGDPRKSALFDEQRQVLSPRSSFARWIETTARQSEPWTEADLLRAKKFRSLVLHDINARFLGR, from the coding sequence ATGAGCGAATCCCTAGCCCCGGGCTTCCTGGCCGAATGCGAGCGCGAGCAGCTTCATCGCGTGCAGTCTATCCAACCTTGGGGTTGTCTGCTAGGCGGTCGGACGGGGGATCCGCTCGTTCGTTTCGCGAGCGCCAATCTGGAGTCCTGGACCGGCTGGTCGCCTGAATCGGTCCTTGGTCGGGTGCTCACCGAACGGCTGCCGGACTTTCCGCCCAAGACCGAGCCGGCCGACATCGCCGGCGCGCCCGACGCCTGGATGCGCGCCAGTGCCGGCAAGCGTCTCTATCCGGATCTGCTGTCGGGTCCGCAAGGCCGACTCGATGGTCTGCTCTCCTGCAACGAACACAACTGGCTGCTGGAGCTGGAACTCGCCTTGCCCGCCGCCCAGTATGGCGAAGCCTACCGGCCCGTGCCGCACCGGCTCTACCGGATGCCCTATTCCGAGCGCGACTGGGCGAGCCATTGCCGGTATCTGGCCGACGAGATGCGCGCGGCGACCGGCTTCGAACGGGTCATGATCTACCGTTTTCGTGACGACGGCTGCGGCGAGGTCATCTCGGAGAGTCTGGTGGAGGGCCTGCCGCCCTATCTGGGCCTGAGGTATCCGGCTTCAGACATCCCCCAGATCGCGCGCAATCTCTACCGGCTCAACTCGCATCGTCAGATCCCCGATATCCACACGACCAACGTCCCGATCCTGAGCCTCGACCCCGGCGAGATCGCCGATCTCTCGCTCTCGGATCTGCGCGCCGTCTCGCCGGTGCATCTGGAATATCTCCGGAACATGGGCGTCACCGCCTCGATTTCGTTCTCCATCCTGATCGCCGGCGAGCTGTGGGGACTGATCGCCTGCCATCATTCCGAGCCGCGTCGGCTGCCGCTACCGGTGCGTCTGCGCTGCGCCGAGATGACCCAGGTGTTCACGCTCGCCATCTCCGGCTATCAGAGCACACGGCGGCTGATGGATCTCAACGAGAGCGATCAGGAGATCCTGGCCCTGCTCTCGGCGCTACGGCTCTCGGAGGACGAGCGCGATCTGATCATGGAGATGAAGGACGGACAGGCCAATCTGGTCGACAGGACGCTCGGCCAGGCGCTGTTGTCGCTGGCACGCGCCACGGGCGCGGCGCTCGTCGACGATCACACCATCGTGACCTTCGGCCAGACGCCGGCGTCCTCCGACATCCGCGCCCTGGTCGATTGGCTGCGCGAGACGGTGCCCGACCCGATCTTCGCCACCGACCGGCTCTCATCGCTGTTCCCGGAATCCATGCACTATGCCGAGCAAGCCAGCGGCTTGCTGGCGGTGCGCGTCGACGGCTATCGCGAGACCGGCGACCGCTGGTTCCTGTGGTGGCGTCCCGAGCAGCCGCACACCGTCTACTGGGCCGGCGACCCGCGCAAGAGCGCGCTCTTCGACGAACAGCGTCAGGTGCTCTCGCCGCGTTCATCCTTCGCGCGCTGGATCGAGACCACGGCGCGCCAGTCCGAGCCCTGGACCGAGGCCGATCTGCTACGCGCCAAGAAGTTCAGGAGCCTGGTGCTGCACGACATCAACGCCCGTTTCCTGGGGCGTTAG
- a CDS encoding alanine/glycine:cation symporter family protein: protein MLILILGVGFFLMLGLRLMPLIKLGFGFRMLWRGRVSQGNGDIPPYHALMTVLSATVGTGNIAGVATAIFLGGPGALFWMWCTALVGMATKYAEAVLALHYREVDGKGSHLGGPMYYIKLGLGKKWLWMATAFAVFGVLAGFGIGNTVQANSVAHATQDAFGVPFWVTGVVMAVFTGLVLLGGIKRIGDVSAALVPLMAIIYVSGGLVVLALNSEQILPALELVFVQAFNPTAATGGFAGATVAAAIQYGVARGVFSNEAGLGSAPIAHAAAQSNDPVAQGAVAMIGTFIDTIIICSITGLVILVTGAWDSGATGAALSSQAFESALPGVGSYIVAIGLMLFAYTTTLGWSVYGERCAQYLLGDRAILPFRVLWVLALPIGAIAQLDFIWLVADTLNALMALPNLVALLLLSPIVFRLTRDYFARPRLESAPEEA from the coding sequence ATGTTGATCCTGATCCTTGGGGTCGGCTTCTTTCTGATGCTGGGGCTGCGCTTGATGCCGCTCATCAAGCTCGGCTTCGGTTTTCGTATGCTCTGGCGCGGGCGCGTCAGCCAGGGCAATGGCGACATCCCGCCCTATCACGCGCTCATGACGGTGCTCTCGGCGACCGTCGGCACGGGTAACATCGCGGGCGTGGCCACGGCCATTTTCCTCGGCGGACCGGGCGCGCTGTTCTGGATGTGGTGCACGGCCCTGGTCGGCATGGCGACCAAGTACGCTGAGGCCGTGCTGGCGCTGCACTATCGCGAGGTCGACGGCAAGGGCAGCCATCTCGGCGGTCCCATGTACTACATCAAGCTGGGGTTGGGCAAGAAATGGCTGTGGATGGCCACGGCCTTCGCCGTCTTCGGCGTGCTGGCGGGCTTTGGTATCGGCAACACGGTCCAGGCCAACTCTGTGGCCCACGCGACCCAGGATGCCTTCGGCGTGCCCTTCTGGGTCACGGGTGTGGTGATGGCGGTGTTCACCGGTCTGGTGCTGCTCGGCGGCATCAAGCGCATCGGCGATGTCTCGGCGGCGCTGGTGCCGCTGATGGCGATCATCTATGTCAGCGGCGGTCTGGTGGTGCTGGCGCTCAACAGCGAGCAGATCCTGCCGGCGCTGGAACTGGTCTTCGTCCAGGCGTTCAACCCGACGGCAGCGACCGGCGGTTTCGCGGGCGCCACGGTCGCGGCGGCGATCCAATACGGCGTGGCGCGCGGTGTCTTCTCCAACGAGGCCGGTCTCGGCAGCGCCCCGATCGCCCATGCCGCCGCGCAGTCCAACGATCCGGTCGCACAGGGCGCGGTGGCCATGATCGGCACCTTCATCGACACCATCATCATCTGCTCCATCACTGGCCTTGTGATTCTGGTCACGGGCGCCTGGGACTCGGGTGCGACCGGCGCGGCCCTATCCTCGCAGGCGTTCGAGAGTGCGCTACCCGGCGTCGGTTCTTACATCGTCGCCATCGGACTGATGCTCTTCGCCTACACGACCACCCTCGGCTGGAGCGTCTACGGCGAGCGCTGCGCGCAGTATCTGCTCGGCGACCGGGCCATATTGCCGTTCCGGGTACTCTGGGTGCTGGCGCTGCCGATCGGGGCCATCGCGCAACTGGACTTCATCTGGCTGGTGGCCGACACGCTCAACGCGCTCATGGCCCTGCCGAATCTGGTGGCGCTGCTGCTGCTCAGTCCGATCGTCTTCCGGCTGACGCGCGACTATTTCGCACGTCCGCGTCTGGAATCCGCCCCCGAGGAGGCCTGA
- a CDS encoding peptidylprolyl isomerase, with the protein MKKTPLALLLCSLLATGGAIAEDNKKDTDSPETLIATVNGTPYRLDVFRVFFMERLQGRPTNNDPAVQQQIFDEFMNLIVASQEGDRRKLEGERNVVAALELERMKVMSNAALSAMADEIEPSEKELKEAYDRIKEQASRTEYKARHILLKSEDEAKKLIKQLDKGAKFEELAKKHSEGPTGKDGGDLGWFDPAQMVAPFAEAVTKLEPGTYTKEPVQTQFGWHIIELQETRKAEPPSFEDAKPQLTALVKRQKLGEKLADMRNNAMVDLNEDVVRLKAEGEDAKKD; encoded by the coding sequence ATGAAGAAAACACCCCTTGCGCTCTTGCTGTGCAGTCTGCTCGCCACCGGCGGTGCCATTGCCGAGGACAACAAGAAGGACACCGACTCGCCCGAGACCCTGATCGCCACCGTCAACGGCACGCCCTATCGGCTCGATGTGTTCCGGGTCTTTTTCATGGAGCGCCTCCAGGGACGCCCGACCAACAATGACCCGGCGGTGCAGCAGCAGATCTTCGACGAATTCATGAATCTGATCGTCGCCTCGCAGGAAGGCGACCGCCGCAAGCTCGAGGGTGAGCGCAATGTGGTCGCAGCGCTGGAACTCGAGCGTATGAAGGTGATGTCCAACGCCGCGCTCTCGGCCATGGCCGACGAGATCGAGCCGAGCGAGAAGGAACTGAAGGAAGCCTATGACCGGATCAAGGAGCAGGCCAGCCGCACCGAATACAAGGCCCGTCACATCCTGCTCAAGAGCGAGGACGAGGCCAAAAAGCTGATCAAGCAATTGGACAAGGGCGCCAAATTCGAGGAACTGGCCAAGAAGCACTCCGAAGGTCCGACCGGCAAAGACGGCGGCGATCTGGGCTGGTTCGACCCGGCGCAGATGGTGGCCCCCTTCGCCGAGGCCGTGACCAAGCTGGAGCCGGGTACCTACACCAAGGAACCGGTCCAGACCCAGTTCGGCTGGCACATCATCGAGCTCCAGGAGACCCGCAAGGCCGAGCCGCCGTCCTTCGAGGACGCCAAGCCGCAGCTGACCGCGCTCGTCAAGCGCCAGAAGCTCGGCGAGAAGCTCGCCGACATGCGTAACAACGCTATGGTGGATCTCAACGAGGACGTGGTGCGTCTGAAGGCCGAAGGCGAGGACGCCAAGAAGGACTGA
- a CDS encoding biliverdin-producing heme oxygenase, with product MSSPKPCSRPRIEIDLVEIDLAGALRRATAGVHAEIERLPLMSRLTSETATLDDYQCYLRAILTIHAPLEQVLYDGLDETVRDRLGVRPKLPALLADMEEQGLTFDRPVPAVAPAPLLPDDLSARVGGLYVLEGATLGGRTIARHLRRLIGEPLGSTHFLDFHGRQTSAAWKGFTSGLNALAAQQALIPDRVIAGALAVFAYVHTRLEPAAGT from the coding sequence ATGTCGTCTCCCAAACCCTGTTCCAGACCACGAATCGAAATCGACCTGGTCGAAATCGACCTGGCCGGCGCGCTGCGCCGGGCCACGGCCGGCGTCCATGCCGAGATCGAACGGCTTCCCCTGATGTCGCGTCTGACCTCGGAGACGGCGACGCTCGATGACTATCAGTGCTATCTGCGCGCCATCCTGACCATCCATGCGCCGCTGGAACAGGTACTCTACGACGGGCTCGACGAGACGGTCCGCGATCGGCTCGGCGTTCGCCCCAAGCTGCCGGCCCTGCTGGCGGATATGGAGGAGCAGGGCCTGACGTTCGACAGGCCCGTACCGGCGGTCGCGCCGGCCCCGCTGCTTCCCGACGATCTCAGTGCCCGTGTGGGCGGACTCTATGTCCTGGAAGGCGCCACGCTCGGCGGACGGACCATCGCCCGCCATCTACGGCGCCTCATCGGTGAACCACTGGGTTCGACGCACTTCCTCGACTTCCACGGCCGGCAGACCTCGGCCGCCTGGAAGGGCTTCACGAGCGGACTCAATGCGCTCGCCGCGCAACAGGCACTGATTCCGGATCGGGTGATCGCGGGCGCCCTGGCCGTGTTCGCCTACGTCCACACACGCCTCGAACCGGCCGCTGGTACCTGA
- a CDS encoding YkgJ family cysteine cluster protein: protein MNAPSPAVTCDDCAAACCKLEVVCLTETGVPRHFTARDAWGAVVMERLDDGWCAALDRDSLLCRIYEQRPLLCREFEMGGPDCLAEREAAWHNS from the coding sequence ATGAACGCGCCCTCCCCCGCCGTCACCTGCGACGACTGCGCGGCGGCCTGCTGCAAGCTCGAAGTCGTGTGTCTGACCGAGACCGGAGTGCCGCGCCACTTCACCGCGCGCGATGCCTGGGGCGCGGTCGTCATGGAGCGTCTGGACGATGGCTGGTGCGCGGCGCTCGACCGCGACAGCCTGCTCTGCCGCATCTATGAGCAACGCCCGCTGCTGTGCCGCGAGTTCGAGATGGGTGGCCCCGACTGTCTCGCCGAGCGGGAGGCCGCATGGCACAACAGTTGA
- a CDS encoding DUF1631 family protein produces MFDNLRAQAGQTPPDVSPPRLAPFQRWLRNRDALQGDPLTLPRTHERVALTERLVTEILTDRSTPTPLKTVLERIPAHLLSMAVTYPGALLDDQHPLVRLLDRVDRLARLLPNGARDDAEHQQAFERLIERLVAAEADDLSTLDALDAQMDDLNGRLDRQSRSNRAHWVSVCEIRERHRQAREAVRLRINGILADRPIHPVLIELLERGWRTLLETACLAGGLDGPRWRRHWRTLWQLHLETCGGSPETEPSIAVDGQRVLLEELLDGLGAMGLTPEECSELTDRARQVLEQAQAGQIEPGLCRPFTPLAPAPDDAPDSVAGNVAEADWNAAGNRIDALPLGALVWSHEREGPVALRLIWRSQDGSRLGLTDPLGKRLISLRRSRLIKKLLREQLVIDMTAPEGSVQRAATIALERMQSKIREHDLPDPLTGLANQHRLRGTLVELLADPSARDRPHVLGFLELDRFDLMTSQYGFTRSEQILKAVAELLLAQLPEARCLAYLGAGRFGVLTAIGDDDEALALGERLRTALGALPFAPEAKPGARRFSWSLGLSLLDGPPAMPEHYLSAVNLACLTARRQGGDRVVLFRDEDPLILKQLEQLHAWVQAEDAIRSERIRLRFQPIAPLAELDLERPDQGAHHSEILLSVYDENHQPLHLGDFIAAAEALNMMPTLDHQVIETTLRRLHEHPEFVEGPLGSVAINVSGQTIGEADFVTWVGRRLEHWAIPAQRVGFEVTETAAIVDIERAAANLAQLKALGCSLYLDDFGSGLSSYGYLKRLPFDYVKIDGSFIKDIINNPHDQAIVRSFNEIAHFMGKQTVAEFVENAGIIALLREIGIDHVQGYAIARPDFIDEVVTRH; encoded by the coding sequence CTGTTCGACAACCTGCGCGCTCAAGCCGGTCAGACGCCTCCGGACGTTTCGCCCCCCAGGCTCGCGCCTTTTCAGCGCTGGCTGCGCAATCGCGACGCCCTTCAGGGCGATCCCCTGACGCTGCCCCGTACCCATGAGCGCGTCGCCCTGACCGAGCGTCTCGTCACCGAGATCCTGACCGATAGATCCACGCCGACCCCGCTCAAGACCGTGCTGGAGCGCATCCCCGCGCACCTGCTTTCCATGGCGGTGACCTATCCGGGTGCACTCCTCGATGACCAGCATCCACTGGTACGGCTGCTCGATCGAGTCGATCGACTCGCGCGTCTGCTGCCCAATGGCGCCCGCGACGACGCCGAGCATCAGCAGGCGTTCGAGCGCCTGATCGAGCGTCTGGTGGCCGCCGAGGCCGACGACCTCTCGACCCTGGACGCACTCGACGCGCAGATGGACGACCTCAATGGACGTCTCGACCGACAGAGCCGCTCGAATCGAGCCCATTGGGTATCGGTCTGCGAGATCCGCGAGCGTCATCGCCAGGCCCGTGAAGCGGTTCGTCTACGGATCAACGGGATCCTGGCCGATCGGCCCATCCATCCGGTGCTCATCGAGTTACTGGAGCGCGGCTGGCGTACCCTGCTGGAAACGGCCTGTCTCGCCGGCGGTTTGGACGGCCCGCGTTGGCGTCGTCATTGGCGCACCCTGTGGCAGCTGCATCTCGAGACCTGTGGCGGCTCTCCCGAGACCGAACCCTCCATCGCCGTGGACGGCCAAAGGGTGTTACTCGAGGAGCTGCTCGACGGATTGGGCGCCATGGGGCTCACGCCCGAGGAATGCAGCGAGCTGACCGACCGCGCGCGCCAAGTGCTCGAACAGGCCCAGGCGGGGCAGATCGAACCCGGACTCTGTCGGCCCTTCACACCACTCGCACCCGCGCCGGACGACGCCCCGGACAGCGTCGCGGGAAATGTCGCGGAAGCGGACTGGAACGCAGCCGGCAACCGGATCGACGCCCTGCCCCTTGGGGCTCTCGTCTGGAGTCACGAACGCGAAGGCCCAGTGGCGCTGCGCCTGATCTGGCGCAGCCAGGACGGCTCCCGCCTCGGTCTCACCGACCCCTTGGGCAAGCGCCTCATCAGCCTGCGTCGCAGCCGACTGATCAAAAAGCTCTTGCGCGAACAGCTCGTCATCGACATGACCGCGCCCGAGGGGAGCGTGCAACGCGCCGCCACGATTGCGCTGGAGCGCATGCAGTCGAAGATCCGGGAGCACGACCTCCCCGATCCCCTGACCGGTCTGGCAAACCAGCACCGCCTGCGCGGAACCCTGGTCGAGCTGCTCGCGGACCCGAGTGCCAGGGACAGACCCCATGTCCTGGGATTCCTGGAACTCGACCGCTTCGATCTCATGACGTCGCAGTATGGGTTCACCCGTAGCGAGCAGATCCTCAAGGCCGTTGCCGAACTACTGCTCGCTCAGCTCCCCGAGGCCCGTTGTCTGGCCTATCTGGGCGCCGGTCGTTTCGGTGTACTGACCGCGATCGGGGATGACGACGAAGCCCTGGCGCTCGGCGAACGTTTACGCACGGCGCTCGGGGCGCTCCCGTTCGCACCCGAGGCGAAGCCGGGGGCGCGCCGGTTCTCCTGGAGTCTGGGCCTCAGCCTGCTCGATGGTCCCCCGGCCATGCCCGAGCACTATCTCTCGGCCGTGAATCTGGCCTGTCTGACCGCCCGGCGCCAGGGTGGCGACCGGGTCGTCCTCTTCCGCGACGAGGATCCGCTCATCCTCAAGCAACTGGAGCAGCTCCATGCCTGGGTGCAAGCCGAGGACGCCATCCGGTCCGAACGCATACGCCTGCGTTTCCAGCCCATTGCCCCGCTCGCCGAGCTCGACCTCGAGCGCCCGGACCAGGGGGCGCATCACTCCGAGATCCTGCTCAGCGTCTACGACGAGAACCATCAGCCGCTGCATCTGGGTGACTTCATCGCCGCCGCCGAGGCGCTGAACATGATGCCTACCCTGGACCATCAGGTCATAGAAACCACACTGCGCCGGCTCCACGAGCATCCTGAGTTCGTCGAGGGGCCGCTCGGCAGCGTGGCCATCAATGTCTCCGGTCAGACCATCGGCGAGGCCGACTTCGTCACCTGGGTCGGCCGGCGCCTGGAACATTGGGCGATTCCGGCGCAGCGCGTAGGGTTCGAAGTGACCGAGACGGCGGCCATCGTCGACATCGAGCGCGCGGCCGCCAATCTCGCGCAACTCAAGGCACTCGGCTGTTCGCTCTATCTCGACGACTTCGGTTCGGGGCTCTCGTCCTACGGCTACCTCAAGCGTCTGCCGTTCGATTACGTCAAGATCGATGGTTCCTTCATCAAGGACATCATCAACAACCCCCATGATCAGGCCATCGTGCGCTCCTTCAATGAGATCGCGCATTTCATGGGCAAGCAGACTGTGGCCGAATTCGTCGAGAACGCCGGCATCATCGCCCTGCTGCGCGAGATCGGTATCGACCACGTCCAGGGTTATGCCATCGCGCGTCCCGATTTCATCGACGAGGTCGTCACCCGGCACTGA